A window from Citrus sinensis cultivar Valencia sweet orange chromosome 3, DVS_A1.0, whole genome shotgun sequence encodes these proteins:
- the LOC127901203 gene encoding uncharacterized protein LOC127901203, whose protein sequence is MEYLEAQVKLLSKKQNPTNALAQAVHNSPFTMEIRTAVLPEAFTMPQIQQYSGTSDPVEHAELYRGQMMIKGVDDNAMCRMFPHTLTGPAKSWFRSLKAGSVSSLDQLLKDFVHEFGYASTQDITSSKLAFIKQGDSESLAEYVTRFHQEVLRTGTFGHQHTLTHFKKNLRLGKLWQSFQKHRPLSYGEARSRALQQIEIDEKCNLKREEDRVEVVRNKEKPKRADVPQVPSQAPRVHSPPRSTPRGRGLNIPGVPQVPRVPQVPFRAP, encoded by the coding sequence ATGGAGTACCTCGAAGCTCAAGTGAAGCTCCTTtctaaaaaacaaaaccctaCCAATGCTCTAGCGCAAGCAGTGCATAACTCGCCATTCACCATGGAGATTCGGACAGCAGTTCTCCCGGAAGCGTTCACCATGCCTCAAATACAACAATACTCGGGTACCTCAGATCCCGTGGAACATGCTGAGTTATATCGTGGCCAGATGATGATTAAAGGAGTGGACGACAATGCTATGTGCCGGATGTTCCCGCATACCCTCACCGGACCAGCCAAGTCATGGTTCCGATCGTTGAAGGCAGGTAGTGTATCCTCCCTAGACCAGCTCCTAAAAGATTTTGTTCATGAGTTTGGTTATGCATCCACCCAAGACATAACATCCTCCAAGCTTGCTTTCATCAAGCAAGGGGATTCGGAGTCTTTAGCCGAGTACGTAACCCGCTTCCACCAAGAGGTGTTGCGTACCGGTACATTTGGTCACCAACATACTCTCActcattttaaaaagaatttacgTTTGGGGAAGTTATGGCAGTCATTTCAAAAACACCGCCCTCTTTCATATGGGGAAGCTCGTTCTCGAGCCCTGCAACAAATAGAAATAGATGAGAAGTGTAACCTAAAGCGGGAAGAAGACAGAGTCGAAGTTGTGAGAAACAAGGAGAAACCCAAGAGAGCCGATGTACCTCAGGTACCCTCTCAAGCACCCCGGGTACACAGCCCACCTCGTTCAACCCCACGTGGGAGAGGACTGAATATCCCTGGTGTACCCCAGGTACCCCGAGTACCTCAGGTACCCTTCCGAGCACCCTGA
- the LOC127901205 gene encoding uncharacterized protein LOC127901205, translating to MRFEVVGVYFDVEFFFLNLCLVFLGEQDGEKNCWEKGLNVVREPGESSEEAPLSDSAPHISLSDDDGSPLASPKLSRTKTNKKSKIKGKHPAKSAHRKTRPKTSRPKSPIPVSIPEPPLISPSVSVAPKLYALGGRPATPRDLERVKTKYNIPHSIHLRVPRKGERPKHPHYDRVALHIDLFDLGFYLPLQPFFRKMFTEMKIAPEQLSLPGWRLLTGLELKKPTGLSVAYFATWGVHGNLARPDPLLKKGYRYGWFVAEGEWGKSIPAGNEVVQVRNFFNEDNITWTKGTCPIHEVGRKVNGVIEKFQILQSEGDVLCTSRLARAGLIKESFQSSSGGNSRMDHFGEDFDAFFSRMSGSSSGTLGTSAKGDRPPVVPGSKGKLPVSSLGGSRGTPGTHKRKLGSLFSAPRDLMEGELDPVANKRISHLTDCFLHSFESISTDMAI from the exons ATGAGGTTTGAAGTTGTGGGGGTATATTTTGATGTggagtttttctttttgaactTGTGTCTTGTGTTTTTAGGAGAACAAGATGGGGAGAAAAATTGTTGGGAAAAGGGTCTTAATGTGGTCAGGGAGCCGGGGGAGTCGAGTGAGGAGGCTCCCCTTTCTGATTCAGCCCCTCATATATCCCTTAGTGACGATGATGGGTCCCCTTTGGCTAGTCCCAAGTTATCTCGAaccaaaactaataaaaaatcaaagattaaaggCAAACACCCAGCCAAGTCAGCCCATAGAAAAACTCGTCCAAAGACATCCAGACCCAAATCTCCTATTCCTGTTAGCATTCCAGAACCTCCCCTGATCTCTCCATCTGTCTCTGTAGCTCCTAAGCTCTATGCACTAGGGGGTAGGCCGGCTACTCCGAGAGATTTAGAAAGGGTTAAAACCAAATACAACATACCTCATTCTATCCACCTTAGGGTACCTCGCAAAGGCGAGCGCCCCAAGCACCCTCATTATGATCGTGTTGCCCTTCATATCGACCTTTTTGACTTAGGTTTCTATTTACCTCTTCAGccattttttagaaaaatgttCACTGAGATGAAAATTGCTCCCGAACAGTTATCCTTACCCGGTTGGAGATTGCTCACGGGTCTGGAG TTGAAGAAGCCCACTGGTTTATCCGTAGCCTATTTTGCTACTTGGGGGGTTCATGGTAATTTGGCGAGACCGGATCCCTTGCTGAAAAAGGGCTACAGATATGGGTGGTTTGTGGCTGAGGGCGAGTGGGGGAAGAGTATTCCAGCGGGAAATGAAGTTGTGCAAGTTCGGAACTTCTTCAATGAAGACA ACATCACTTGGACCAAGGGAACGTGCCCAATCCATGAAGTGGGGAGGAAAGTGAATGGTGTTATAGAGAAGTTTCAGATTTTGCAGAGTGAGGGTGATGTTCTGTGCACTTCCCGGTTGGCGAGAGCTGGTCTGATTAAGGAGAGTTTTCAGTCTTCTTCGGGGGGCAATTCAC GCATGGACCATTTTGGCGAAGATTTTGACGCCTTCTTCAGTCGCATGAGCGGCAGCTCCTCCGGTACCTTGGGTACCTCCGCAAAAGGTGACCGACCTCCCGTCGTTCCAGGCAGCAAAGGCAAATTGCCCGTCTCCTCTCTTGGGGGTTCTCGGGGTACCCCGGGTACCCACAAGAGAAAGCTTGGCTCTCTTTTCTCGGCTCCTAGAGACCTTATGGAGGGCGAGCTGGATCCGGTGGCTAACAAGCGGATATCGCACCTGACTGATTGCTTCCTTCATTCCTTTGAGAGTATTTCCACAGACATGGCAATTTAG